GCCGGCGGCCGGCAGGTTCAGGTTGAGGCGGAGGGCGCGGCGGTTGTCCGTGGGTTCGAGCAGCGCGCCCGGCCACGATGTCGCGTTGTAGAGCAGGCTCTGGCGCACCGGAGAACGGCGCTGGAGGCGAAAATCGCGCATCAGCCGGGCATCGTTCAGCTCGTTCTGTGCCACGTCGAGCACGAACAGCCAGCGGTGCCCGCTCGGCTCCATGACCACCTGGTACTCCAGCGCCGCGCCCTGTCGCTGCCACTGCGGGGGCGGCGCCCCGGGGTTCTGGCCGGCCTGGGTCCAACGCTCGCCGTCGAAGTTCTCCAGGGTCAGCGCCCGCCAGTACAGCTGCGAGCGCGGCGGCGGCGTCCCCTCGAAACGGACGCGGAACGCCAGCTCGGGCGACTGGCTGAGTTCCACCATGTCGCCCGGCATCATCGAGTCGCTCAGGCCCGTGCTGGCCTTGCTGCCCGGCATCGGCAGCGACCACAGCGGCCCCAGGCGCGGGAACAGCACGAACAACAGGAGCATCAGCGGCAACGCCTGCAGCAGCAGGCCGCCGGCCAGGCGCAGGGTCGAGCCGGGACGGGCGGCGAAGTTGCTCTGCTGCAGGCCGATCAGTGCCGCCAGCAGCGCCGCCACTGGCAACACGCTGAAGGCGGCGGCGAGGATGTCATCCTGGAACAGGTAGCTGGTCACCACCGCGAAGAACCCCAGCAGGATCAGCACCCAGGCGTCGCGTCGGGTCTTGAGCTCCACCAGCTTGATGACGAAGGCGGCGATCAGCAGCACCACGCCGGCGTCCAGGCCGATCAGCGAGCCACGCGACAACCACACGCCCAGCCCGGCGGCCCCCACCAGCGCCAGCTTGGCCAGGCCACTGGGATAGTTGGCGCGCATGCGGAACACCTGGATGCGCCAGAACGCGCAGCCCAGCCAGAGGCCGACGATCCACAGCGGCAGGTGCCCCAGGTGCGGGAGGATCACCACCGCCTGGGCCACCAGCAACCAGGTCAGCGCCACCCGGGGAATGGACTGCGCCGTGCTCATGGACGCTCCCCGAACAGCGCCAGCGCCCGCAGGCAGGCCTCGCGATGCGCGTCGCCGGTGGCGACCGGCAGTTGCACGCCCGGCAGGCGCAAGCCGAACGGCTGCTGGCGCAGCGACAGTTGCAGCACCCAGTAGCACAGGCGCGACAGGCGGCCCTCGAGATCGCCGCCGAGCAACGTGAAGTCCAGCCAGAGATTGCGTCCGGCCAACGCGGAGAAATCCTTCACCAGCAGCCCCTGGCCGCGGGAATAGGCCTTCCAGTGCAGGCGCCGACGCGAATCGCCGGGCTGGTAGGCACGCAATCCCTGGAAGTCATCGACGCCCCGGCCGCTGGGTCGCACGCCGTCCTCGTCAGCGGCCGCCGCACCGCTGTCCAGCGGCAGGTCGCTGGCGAGCGGGTTCGGGTAGACCAGGCCGGCCTGATCCAGATCCAGCCAGCTCCAGGCCACCAGCAGACCGAGCGGAAAACGGCTCTCCACCCGCAGGCGCCCCGGGCGCAGCCAGCCGCGCCGCTGCGCCGGTACGTCCAGCCGCAGCGCCTCGGCGCCCTCGGCCGGCACGTCGGCGAAGTGCAACTGCTCCGCCGTCCAGCCGATTCCGATGGCCTGGCGTGCACGCCCTTCCGCGTCCAGCCGCACACCAAAGCCCACCTGCTCGCCAACGAATACCGGCGTCGCGCCCAGTGCGGTCAGGCGCAGGCCGCCCAGGTTCCGGTAGGTGTGCAGGATGGCGACGATGAACAGCGACAGCAGCAGGAAGGTCAGCCCGTAGGCCAGGCTGTTCTGGTAGTTGATCGCCGTCAGCAGCATCAGTGTCAGCGCAACGCCGAAGGCCGCGCCCTGGCGGGTGGGGACGATGAAAATGCGCCGCTGGTTGAGTTGCAGCGTCGGCGACGGCGGAATCCGCCGGGCGATCCAGCTCTGCCACAACGGCCTGACCTTGACCAGCATGGCGAGCCCTCAGAGCGCCGGTACTTCGCGCAGCAACCACTGCACCAGCGCGCCGCCGCCGTGCCCGGTGGGGTCGGCCTGGTCGCGCAGACGGTGCCCCGCCACCGACGGCAACACCGCCTGCACATCCTCGGGGATCGCATAATCGCGACCGGCCAGCAGCGCCCAGGCGCGCGCGGCGGCGAGCAGTCCCAGGCTGCCGCGCGGCGACAGGCCGAGAGCGAACGCCGGCTGGCTGCGGGTGGCCTCGACCAGGCGCAGCACGTAATCCACCAGCGCGTCGCTGGCGCGCACCTCCAGCACCTCGCCCTGCAGCGCCAGCAGCTCCTTCGGGTCGAGCATCGGCTCCAGGCGCGGCAGCAGGTCACGGCGCGCCTCGCCCAGCAACAGCGCCTTCTCCGCCGCGCGGCCGGGGTAGCCCAGCGACAGGCGCATGAGGAAGCGATCCAACTGGGACTCCGGCAAGGCAAAGGTGCCGCCCTGGGTCACCGGGTTCTGCGTGGCGATGACGAAGAACGGCTCGGGCAGCGGACGGGTCGCGCCCTCGATGGTCACCTGGCCCTCCTCCATCGCTTCCAGCAGCGCGCTCTGGCTCTTGGGGGTGGCGCGGTTGATCTCGTCGGCCAGCACCAGTTCGGCGAAGATCGGCCCCGGATGGAAGACGAACTGCCCGGTGTCCCGGTCGAACACCGAGGTCCCCAGCACATCGCCGGGCAGCAGATCGGAGGTGAACTGGATGCGCTGGAAGCTCAGCCCCAGCACCCGCGCCAGGGCATGGCTCAAGGTGGTCTTGCCCATGCCGGGAAGGTCTT
This Pseudomonas sp. ATCC 13867 DNA region includes the following protein-coding sequences:
- a CDS encoding transglutaminase TgpA family protein, which codes for MSTAQSIPRVALTWLLVAQAVVILPHLGHLPLWIVGLWLGCAFWRIQVFRMRANYPSGLAKLALVGAAGLGVWLSRGSLIGLDAGVVLLIAAFVIKLVELKTRRDAWVLILLGFFAVVTSYLFQDDILAAAFSVLPVAALLAALIGLQQSNFAARPGSTLRLAGGLLLQALPLMLLLFVLFPRLGPLWSLPMPGSKASTGLSDSMMPGDMVELSQSPELAFRVRFEGTPPPRSQLYWRALTLENFDGERWTQAGQNPGAPPPQWQRQGAALEYQVVMEPSGHRWLFVLDVAQNELNDARLMRDFRLQRRSPVRQSLLYNATSWPGALLEPTDNRRALRLNLNLPAAGNPRARAWARALHEQYRQPRELVQAMLRHFREQPFAYTLKPPATGPQRIDGFLFDTRAGFCEHYAGAMTFVLRAAGIPARVVTGYQGGELNPAGNYLLVHQFDAHAWVEYWQAGRGWTRVDPTGAVSPERIEQGLEQAMSDEGSFLAGDPFSPLRYRGFSLLNGLRLTWDQVNYGWQRWVLGYQGEQQGDLIRRWFGSPDSPWLALLTVGGGASLLAALALWLFKPWRRRRDVQLRSFERFEQLLTPHGLRRDAGEGHREFSGRAMRALPAQAEAIRAYSEAFEAQRYGGGAADPSVLRAHLARLRRELPWRWRRR
- a CDS encoding DUF58 domain-containing protein is translated as MLVKVRPLWQSWIARRIPPSPTLQLNQRRIFIVPTRQGAAFGVALTLMLLTAINYQNSLAYGLTFLLLSLFIVAILHTYRNLGGLRLTALGATPVFVGEQVGFGVRLDAEGRARQAIGIGWTAEQLHFADVPAEGAEALRLDVPAQRRGWLRPGRLRVESRFPLGLLVAWSWLDLDQAGLVYPNPLASDLPLDSGAAAADEDGVRPSGRGVDDFQGLRAYQPGDSRRRLHWKAYSRGQGLLVKDFSALAGRNLWLDFTLLGGDLEGRLSRLCYWVLQLSLRQQPFGLRLPGVQLPVATGDAHREACLRALALFGERP
- a CDS encoding AAA family ATPase — its product is MRAKLESCLKAVDQVLLGKEVQVRLALTCLLARGHLLIEDLPGMGKTTLSHALARVLGLSFQRIQFTSDLLPGDVLGTSVFDRDTGQFVFHPGPIFAELVLADEINRATPKSQSALLEAMEEGQVTIEGATRPLPEPFFVIATQNPVTQGGTFALPESQLDRFLMRLSLGYPGRAAEKALLLGEARRDLLPRLEPMLDPKELLALQGEVLEVRASDALVDYVLRLVEATRSQPAFALGLSPRGSLGLLAAARAWALLAGRDYAIPEDVQAVLPSVAGHRLRDQADPTGHGGGALVQWLLREVPAL